The genomic interval AACGAGAAGGCCCGGGGCGCCGCCATCCGCATCGAGACCTACGTGAAGGAGATCGAGCGGCAGCTCAGCTGGACCACCCAGCCGCAGCTCGTGGCCTCGGCGGCGGCGGTGGACCAGCGGCGCCAGGACTCCTATCGACTCCAGCGCCAGGTGCCGCCCATCACCGAGCTGAGCTATCTAGATGCAAATGGCCGCGAACAGCTACTGATCTCGCGGCTGGCCATGGACGTGGTGGGCAGCCAGACCGACTACTCCAAGGAGCCCAAGTTCCGCGAGGCCAAGACCGGAAAGACGTACTTCAGTCCCGTCTATTTCCGCAAGGAGTCGGAGCCGTACATGACCATCGCGATGCCGCAAAGCGGCGGCGGGGTCACGGTGGCCGAGGTCAATCTCAAGTTCATCTGGGACGTGGTCTCGCAGATCAAGGTCGGCAAGGCGGGCATCGCCTACGTGGTGGATCGCACGGGGGCCCTGATCGCGCATCCCGACATTAGCCTCGTGCTCCAGAAGACCTCGCTGGACAACCTCGAGCAGGTGAAGGCGGCGATCACGCCCGACGGCCCCGAGGTGACCACCGCGAAGGATCCCAAGGGGCGCGAGGTGCTCACCGCGCACTCGACGATCACGCCGCTGGGCTGGGTGGTGTTCGTGGACCAGCCGCTCGAGGAGGCGCTCGAGCCTTTGCGCGTGTCCGCCCGCCGCACGGGGCTCTTGGTGGTGGGCGGTATTCTGCTCTCGATCGCGGTGAGCGCGCTGCTCGCCCGGCGGATGGCCCGGCCAATCCAGGTGCTGCAGGAGAGCGCGGCCAAGATCGGCGCGGGCGACCTCGGGCACCAGATCGATCTCCGGAGCGGCGACGAGCTCGAGACGCTCGCCGACGAGTTCAACCGGATGACGAGCCGGTTGCGCGAGTCGTATGCGACGCTGGAGCAGCGGGTCGAGGACCGGACGCGCGAGCTCTCCGAGGCTCTCGAGCAGCAGACCGCCACCGCCGAGATCCTGCGGGTCATTTCCTCGTCCCCGACCGACCTTCAGCCGATGTTCGACGCGATCGCCCGCAATGCCCTCCGACTCTGTCAGGGGCGCTTCAGCACGGTGCTGCGCGTCGAGGACGGGCTCATCTACCCCGCGGCCCGGCACAACTTCGGCGACAGCACGTTCTCGGAGGTCGCGGATCCGTATCCGGTGCGCGTCGACTCCGATGAGGTGGTAGCGCAGGCGATCCGCGGACGCGTGATGATCCACATGCCCGACATCGACGCCGACCCGCGGACGACGCCCGTGGCCGCGCGCGTCACCCGGCTCCTCGGGGTGAAGAGTCACGTGATCGTGCCGATGCTCCGTGAGGACGTCAGCATCGGCGCCATCATCGTCGGGCGAACCACCGTTGGCTCCTTCACTCCCGCGCAGCTCGCGCTCCTGCAGACGTTCGCCGACCAGGCGGTGATCGCCATCGAGAACGTCCGGCTCTTCAAGGAGCTCGAAGAGAAAAACCGCACCATCACCGAGGCGCTGGAGCAGCAGACGGCGACTGCCGAGGTGCTCCGGGTGATCTCGTCCTCGCCGACGGACGTGCAGCCGGTGTTCGCCTCCGTCCTCTCCAGCGCGGTGCGGCTGTGCGGCGCGCAGTTCGCCGGCGTGTTCCGGTACGAGGGCGGGCTGGTGCACTTCGTGACGTCGCATCAGTGGCCGGATGCCCAGCTCGAGGTCGTGCGCCAGCGCTTCCCCATGCCCCCGGGCGAGGGAAGTCTCGCCGCCCGGGCCATCCGGGACCGGCGCGTCGTGCAGACCCCGGACTACGTGGCCGAGCCGGCGGTGCAGGCGCGCTGGAAGTTCGGCGGCCCGGCGCCGCGCGGCACCATCGCGATGCCCATCCTGCGGGAGGACGTCCCCCTAGGCTGTATCGTCCTCGCGCGCGACGAGCCCGGGCTGTTCTCGGAGGAGCATGTGGCGCTGCTCCAGACCTTCGCCGACCAGGCGGGGATCGCCATCGACAACGTCCGGCTCTTCAAGGAGCTGGAGGAGAAGAACCGGACCATCAGCGAGGCGCTCGAGCAGCAGACCGCCACGAGCGAGATCCTGCGCGTGATCTCATCGTCTCCGACCGACGTGCAGCCGGTGCTGGACGCGGTCGCCGAGAACGCGGCGCGGGTGTGCGGCGCCAACGACGCGATCATTCTGCGTGTCGAGGCCGAGGGCCGGGAGCTGGTTCGGGTCGCCCATTTCGGCGAGCTGCCCTTGACCTTTCCAGAGATCCGGCCCCTCAACCGGCAGAGCACGTCGGGTCGCGCCATTCTCGAAGGGCACGCGATCCACATCGAGGACATGCATGCGCCGGAGCTCGTGCGTGAGTTCCCGATGTACGCAGGTAACCCGGAGCGCACCATCTTGGCGATGCCGCTGATGCGCGAAGGGACGGCCATCGGGGCCATCGCCATCCGGCGGACCGATGTCCGGCCGTTCACCGAGAAGCAGATCGCTCTCCTGCAGACGTTCGCCGATCAGGCGGTGATCGCCATCGAGAACGTGCGCCTGTTCACCGAGCTGCAGTCGCGCACCGCTGAGCTGACGCGCTCGGTGGGCGAGCTGGAAGCGCTGGGCGAGGTGAGCCGCGCCATCTCGTCCACGCTCGACCTCGAGGTCGTGCTGTCCACCATCGTGGCGCGGGCCAATCAGCTCGCCGAGACCGATGGCGGCGCCATGTACGAATACGACGCGGCGACGCGCGCCTTCCGCCTGTGGGCGACCGACCGATTCCCGGACGAGTTCGTGGCCGCCCTGCGCGCCACCACCTTGGTGTACGGCGAAGGGGCGGTGGGCCGGGCGGCGGCGACGCGGGCGCCCGTCCAGGTGCCCGACGTCAGGGACACCCAGGTCTACGAGAGCCGGATCCGCGACGTGCTGGTGCGCTCGGGCTACCGCTCGCTGCTCGCAGTGCCGCTGATCAGCGAGGACCAGGTGGTGGGGGCGCTGGTGGTGAACCGCCGGGTGGCCGGCGAGTTCCCGCCGCGCATCGTCGAGCTCCTGAGCACCTTCGCCACCCAGTCCGCCCTCGCCATCCAGAACGCGCGGCTGTTCAGCGAGATCGAGGACAAGAGCCGCCAGCTCGAGGTGGCCAACCAGCACAAGTCGGAGTTCCTGGCCAGCGTGTCCCACGAGCTGCGCACGCCGCTCAACGCCATCATCGGCTTCTCCGAGGTGATGCTCGAGCGGCTCTTCGGCGAGGTGAACGAGAAGCAGGAGGAGTACCTCCAGGACATCCTCTCGTCGGGGCGGCACCTCCTCTCGCTGATCAACGACATCCTCGACCTCGCCAAGATCGAGGCGGGCCGGATGGAGCTGGAGGCCGGCGACTTCGATCTCCCCCAGGCCATCGACAACACGCTCGTGCTCGTCCGCGAGCGGGCGATGCGACGGGGCATCACGGTGGAGCGGGCGGTGGATCCCGCGCTGGGCGAGATCAACGGCGACGAGCGCAAGGTCAAGCAGGTCCTGCTGAACCTCCTGTCCAATGCGGTCAAGTTCACTCCGGAGGGCGGCCGCATCGACGTGCGGGCGACGGCGGTGAACGGCACGGTCGAGATCTCGGTGACCGACACCGGCGTCGGCATCGCGCCGGAGGACCAGGAGGCGGTGTTCGAGGAGTTCCGCCAGGTCGGTACGGACTACGCGCGCAAGCACGAGGGCACCGGGCTCGGCCTGGCCCTGGCGCGGAAGTTCGTCGAGCTCCACGGCGGCAAGATCTGGGTCACGAGCCAGGTGGGGCACGGCTCCACCTTCACCTTCACCATCCCGGTATCCCGATGAGGCGAGCATGGCAGGCGAGCTGATCCTCGTCGTCGAGGACAACGACAAGAACCGCAAGCTGGTCCGCGACGTGCTGACCGCCAAGGGCTATCGCCTCGTGGAGGCGGAGACTGGCGAGGACGGCGTGCGCCTGGCCCGAGACGAGCATCCCGCCCTCGTGCTGATGGACATTCAGCTCCCGGGCATCAACGGGATCGAGGCGCTGCGCCAGCTCCGGGCCGATGCGGCCACCGCCGGGATCCCCGTCATCGCGGTGACCGCCTCGGCGATGACCCAGGACCGGCAGAAGATCCTCGCCGCCGGGTTCGACGCCTATCAGTCGAAGCCCATCAGCATCCGGCCCTTCTTGGACCTCGTGCGCGAGGTCCTCGATCGCCCGCGAGAGTCGCGCGCATGAGTGAGCCCACGCGCATCCTGGTGGTGGACGACACCCCCGTCAATCTCAAGCTCCTGGGCGACCTGCTGACCGCGAAGGGCTACACGATCACCACCGCGGCCTCCGGCCCCGAGGCCCTCGAGAAGATCGACCGGGACCCGCCGGACCTGGTGCTACTGGACGTGATGATGCCGGGCATGAGCGGCTATGAAGTGTGCAAGAAGCTCCGCGAGAACCCCGCCACCGCGATCCTGCCGGTGGTGATGGTCACCGCGCTCGATCCGGCGCAGGAGCGCGTCAAAGGGATCGACGCGGGGGCCGACGACTTCCTCACCAAGCCCATCAATCAACCGGAGCTGCTCGCCCGCGTGAGGTCGCTGCTGCGGGTGAAGTCCCTGTGGGATCAGCTCGGCGATCTCAATCGTACGCTCGAGTCGCGGGTCGCCGAGCAGGTCGGGCAGCTCGAGCGCCTGGCCAAGCTCAAGCGCTTCTTCTCACCGCAGCTCGCCGAGGCCATCGTCAACGGCGGTGCCGACGACCCCCTCAAGAGCCATCGCCGCGAGGTCACGGTGGTGTTCATCGATCTCCGCGGCTTCACCGCGTTCGCCGAGACCGCGGAGCCGGAAGAGGTCATGAGCGTGCTCCGCGAGTACCACGCGGCGATGGGCGAGCTCATCCTCACCCACGAAGGGACGCTCGAGCGGTTCACCGGCGACGGCATGATGATCTTCTTCAACGATCCCGTGCCGGTGCCGAACCCGCAGGAGCGCGCGGTGCGCATGGCGCTCGCCATGCGGGCGCGCGTGGACGACCTCATGCGTGGCTGGCGAAAACGCGGCTATGAGCTCGACTTCGGCGTGGGCATCGCCGAGGGCTACGCGACCATCGGCGCCATCGGCTTCGAGGGGCGCTGGGACTACGGGGCCATCGGCACCGTCACCAATCTCGCCGCCCGCCTCTGCGGCGAGGCCAGGCCTGGGCAGATCCTCATCTCGCGCAAGCTCCACGGGCGGGTGGACGACCTGGTCGCGGCGGAGTCCGTGGGCGAGCTCGCGCTGAAGGGCTTCTCGCGCCCGGTCAGCGCCTACAATCTGACCGCGATCAAGACCGAGTGACCGGGCGCCGGCCGCCTACTGCTGGCCGATGAAGTTCAGGATCCGGTCGCGGTGCGCCGCGACTACCTTTCGGGCGGCCGTCTCGAGGAGCTGACGGTCGCATTCCGACGTGATCACGAGCCGGGTGGGGATCTCGGCGATGCGCTCCACCACGTCGTCGGCGTCCTCGAAGGTCTTGCGCTCGGTCTCCGTCTGGCAAGCGGGCGGGAGATCGGAGAGATCCGCGGCCCACTTGGCGTCGGTGTGGCGGAGCACCATCACCGTGAGGGTCTGGGGATCCGGCACCACGCCCTGGAGCTGGAGGGTCCCGAAGAAGAGGCTCGAATACGTCGAGGCCCGCTCCTCCATGATCGAGGGGATGCGGGAAAAGTCGAAGGTGAGCAGCGAGAACGGCAGCGAGCGGCGCAGGAGCTTGCGCTCGCCGACCGAGAACGGATACGAGCTGTCGAAGCCGAGGATCAGCACGCGCTTGGCCCGCTTGATCTGGAGCTGCTTCAAGTAGAGCAGGAGCAGCGTCTCCAGGCCCTGATTCTCGTACAGGCCCCCGTCGCCGGCGTGCCAGTAGGACTCCTGCTTGCCGACCCGCATCGTGATGGGTCCGACCAGCGGCGGAAAGGATGCGGAGGCGGCGACCACGCCGCTCATGCCGAACGTGCAGGGATCCGCGCCGATGTCCATCGGCGTCAAGGGGCGAATGACCTTCCACCGCTCGCGCATCCATGCGAATGGCGTGAGCTTGCTTCCCTGCTCCTTGAGCTCTCGCTCGAGATCGGCAAAGAAGTCGTAGTCGAACGCTTCCGGGGCCAGCGAGGTCATCGCGAGCCGGCGGCCGTTGTTGTAGAGGGTCGTGTTGACGATGAGTCCCGGGCTGTCGCCCGCGGTCTCGCGCGCGGCGACGGTTTGCAGGCGCGCGTCGCCGTAGAGCTTCTCCGCGAGGATCTCGGCGAGCGTCCGGGCCGCGAGCGCCGAGTTGATCCACCGGAAGGACAGGAGCTGCCGCCAGATCAGCGGCGTCTCGAAGTCCTGGCTCAGATCCTCCCGGTACTGCTTGAAGAAGGTCTGGTACTCGGCGGTCATGGTGCCGTCGGGATTCAGGACCTTCACGCCCTTGCCCGGTTTCCGCAGCGCGTAGTGCGTCGCGGCGATGCTGCCGCCCGACACGCTCGAGAGATGCGTGATGTGCTCGAGCAGCGAGGAGCCGTCGGGCATGCGCACGCCGGCCAGGGCCTCGAGCCCCGCGGAGCCGAACAGGGCGGCGCGGCTGCCGCCGCCGGACAGGGCGACGCCGATGTGCAGGTCGGCCGTGGGCACCGTGACTCCGCAGTCGCGCGCGTCCTTGCCCGGAACGAGTGTCACGTAGTGGGCGCTCGCGCAGCCGGAGAGAAGGGTCACGCAGAGCCCCAGCGTCATCACCCGCATTGCCGTCATGGGCGCCCCTCCCCGGTGCAGGAGCGGTTCACCTCAGGACACGGGCCAGCCTTCGCGCCGCCACCCCATGTCCCAGAACATCCACTCGTAGCGGCTGGTGGCGAGGAAGTGCCGGCGCATCGCCGCGCGCTCCGTCTCGCCCACGCGTCCCGCCATCACGTTGGTCGCCTCCAGCACCGCTTCCACCAGCGCGCCGAACTCCCCCGACGCGTAGGTGCCGATCCAGCGCGTGTAGAGCGGATCGGGCGAGCCGCGCCGCTCGAGCTCCTTGCCTACCTCCCAGTAGATCCAGTAGCAGGGCAGGAGCGCGGCCATGTTCTCGTGGAAGGGCGCGCCGTAGGCGACGGCGAGGAGATAGGAGGTGTAGGCCAGGTTGGTGGGAGCCAGCGGCGTGGTCGCCACCTCGTCGACGGTGAGCCCGAACTCCTTGAAGAAGCTCTCGTGGAGCTGTCGTTCCACCTTGAGCGCGCCCGCCGCGTGCTCGTTGAACATGATGATCCAGTCGTCCTGAGGCGCGTGGGCGGCGGCGACGGAGAGCGCCCGGGCGAAGTCGCGCAGATAGAGCGCGTCCTGGACGGCGTAGAAGCGGAAGCTGTGGCGCGGGAGCGAGCCGTCGGTGAGGCCGGCGACGAAGGGATGACGGAGGATGGACGCGTAGATGCCGTCGATGGAGCGCCAGAGCGTGCTCGTGAAAGTCATGGCCCGGGGTATTCTACCGCCGGGGACACGCCGATGCCGACCATCCTCACCCATGCCGTCGTGGCCTGCGGCATCAGCAGTGTGCTCACGCGGTTTCGTCGGATGCCGCCGCTGTTCTGGTTGCTCGCGGCTGGACTCTCCATCCTGCCCGACGCGGACGTGGTGGCGTGGCCTCTCGGTATTCCCTGGGGTACGCTCTGGGCGCACCGGGGCATCACGCACTCGTTTCCCACCGCCGCCCTGGTGTCCTACGTGGGCGCGCGGGTCGCCTTCCGGCCGCTGCGCCTGCCGTTCTTCTGGCTGTGGGGCTGCTATTTCCTCGTGATGGCCTCCCACGGCTTCCTCGACGCGTTCACCAACGGCGGACCCGGCGTGGCCTTCCTCGCGCCCTTCGACGACACGCGCTACTTCTTTCCGTGGCGTCCAATCGTGGTCTCGCCCATCGGGCGCGACATCCTGAGCCACTGGGGCCTGCGCACGATCGTGAGCGAGCTCCTCTGGGTGTGGGCGCCGACGATCGCGCTGGTCGGGATGGCCTGGCTAGCGCGCGGGCGCGGGGTCCGCCGGCCGGCATGACCGAGCAGGTCGTCCAGATCATCGGCGCGATCCTGATCCTCGTCGGGTTCGTGCTCTCGCAGCTCCGGATGCTCGCGCAGGATTCGTATCCGTATCTCCTCGCGAATCTCGCCGGCGCGATCATCCTGACCGTCGACGCCTGGCACGGGAGCCAGTGGGGCTTCGTGCTGCTCGAGGGCGTCTGGTCGCTGGTCTCGCTCGCGGGCGTGGTGGCAAAGGCGCGCGGCGGCGCGGGTGCCCCGCATTGACAGCCCGCCCCGCGCGCGCCTAGCATCCGGGGATGGGCAAAGTGCGGACGTCCCGCCGTCGGGGCAAGGTGCGGTTGTCGCGGAAGGCCGCCGCGATGCTCCGCCTGGCCCGGGTCTCGCGCATCGCCACCGCGGGCGCCAGCGGGACTCCGCACCTCGTTCCCGTGTGCCACGCGCTGGTGGGGGGAAAACTCTACCTGGGGTCGGGCAAGCGCGGCCGCAAAGTGCGGAACGTGCTCTCCAATCCCCGGCTGACCCTGACCGTCGACGAATACGCGGAAGACTGGGCGTGGCTTCGCGGCGTCATGGTGCAGGGGCGCGCGCGGGTGATCGAGCGCGGGCCGACCTTCCGCCGCATCCGCCGCGCGATCTATCGTAAGTACGTGCAGTACCCCACCGACGCGGCGCTGAGCGAGTCGGACTCGGTCATCATCGAGCTGACACCCACGCACGTATTCACCTGGGGGTTGGATTGATTGGCGAGCCGCAGCCGGAGGCGAGGCGAGCGGAAACGTTGATTGGCGAGCCGCAGCCGGAGGCGAGGCGAGCGGATTCGTGATTCGAGTTAGGCCGGGCGCTGCCCTGTCCCGTCGCGCGCTGCTACAGGCGGCAGGGGCCCTGATCGTCACATTCTCGCTCCCGTCCGCCGCCCGCGCCCAGACCCCGCGCATCGGCGAGGACGAGCCGGTCCTGCCCGGCCAGGTCGCCGCGCCGGGGCAGTCCATCCCCCCCGGCCAGATCGACGCCTGGCTCGCCATCGCGCCCGACGGCGGCGTCAACCTCTACACGGGGAAGGTGGAGCTCGGCACCGGTGTCGCGACCGCGCTGGCTCAGATCGTCGCCGAGGAGTTGGACGTCGCGGTGGCGCGCATCACGGTCGTGCAGGGCGACACCGCGCGCACGCCCGATCAGGGCGTCACCGCCGGGAGCAAGACCATTCAGCGCGGCGCCGCGGTGATCCGGCAGGCCGCCGCCGACGCCCGGTACACCCTTCGCCTCCTCGCCTCGGTGCGGCTGTCCACCTCGGTGGATCAGCTCGCGACGGCCGACGGCGTGGTCCGCGTGATCGACGATCCGACGCGGCGGGCCACCTACGGCGAGCTGGTGGGCGGCCGCCGATTCAGCCGGCCCGTCACCCGCGACTTCCAGACCAAGCCGCGCGCCGCCTACACGGTGGTCGGGACCTCGGTGCCGCGGCTCGACATTCCCGGGAAGGCGACGGGCGTCCACGTCTACGTGCAGGACGTCCGCGTGCCGGGCATGCTCCACGGGCGCGTGGTCCGGGCCCGCGAGGTCGGGGCGCGCGTGGCCGCGGTGGACGAGAGCTCGGTGCGCGGCCTGCCCGGCCTCGTGCGCGTGGTGCGCGAGGGCGACTTCGTGGGCGTGGTCTGCGAGCGCGAGGAGCAGGCCATCGCGGCCGCGCGCGCGCTCACGGTGACCTGGCGGGTCGGCTCGCGCTTGCCCGCCATGGCGGCGCTGCACGACGCGCTCGCCCAGATCCCGTCCACGGCGCGCGTGCTCGTCAACCGCGGGGACGTGGACGGCGTCCTGAAACGGGCCGCCGCCTCCCTCGAGCGCGAGTATCGCTGGCCTTACCAGATGCACGCCTCCATCGGGCCGTCGTGCGGCGTCGCCGACGTGCGCAAGGGCGGCACCACGGTGTGGACGGCGAGCCAGAGCGTGTTCGAGCTGCGCGGCGCGCTGGCCGGGCTCCTCGGTCTGCCCGCCGAGCGCGTGCGCGCGATCTTCGTGGAGGGCTCCGGCTGCTACGGCCACAACGGCGCCGACGACGCGGCCGCCGATGCCGCGATCCTCTCGCGCGCGGTGGGCCGGCCGGTGCGCGTCCAGTGGATGCGCCACGACGAGCACGGCCACGAGCCCAAGGGCCCGGCGATGGTCATGCGGGTGCGGGGCGCGCTCGACGCCGACCGGCACGTGGCCGCGTGGGACTACGCGGTGTGGACGCCCACCCACACGCGGCGGCCCGCCGGCCGCGCGGGCAATCTCCTCGCGGGGGAGGAGACGGGTGCGCTGGAGACGCTGCCGCGCGTGGGGGGCGGCGACCGGAACGCCCAGCACGGCTACACGTTCCCCTCGAACCGAGTGGTCGTGCACGAGCTCGACCGGAGCCCGCTCCGCGTGTCGGCGCTACGGGGGCTCGGCGCGCCCGCGAACACCTTCGCCAGCGAGTCGTTCGTAGACGAGCTGGCCGCGGCGGCGGGCGCCGATCCCGTCGAATTCCGCCTCCGTCACCTCGGCGATCCGCGCGCGGTCGCGGTCATCCGGGCGGCGGCGCGCGCGGCCGGCTGGACGCCGCGGCCCGCGCCCGGCGCGCGCGGCAACGACCCCGCGGTGGGACGGGGGATCGCCTACTGCCAGTACGAGAACGAGAACGCCTACGTGGCCGCGGTCGTCGAGGTGGAAGTGAGCCGGGCTCGCGGGACCATTCGGGTGCGCCGGGTCGCGGTCGCCCACGACTGCGGGCTCGTGGTGAATCCGGACGGCGTGCGCAACCAGATCGAGGGCAATGTCCTGCAGGCGATCAGCCGGACGCTCAAGGAAGCCGTCCAGTTCGATGCGGGCGGGGTGACGAGCCTCGACTGGTCCTCCTATCCCATCCTCACCTTCGCCGAGGCTCCGGACACGGTGGAGATCGTCCTGCTGGATCCCGGCGACAAGCCGCCCGTCGGCGCGGGCGAGCCCGCCACCTGTCCCATTCCCGCCGCCATCGCCAATGCCGTCTTCGACGCCACGGGCGTCCGGCTGCGCACGGTGCCGTTCACCCCGGATCGCGTCCGCGAGGAGCTTGCCCGCGCATGAACCACCGCCTCGACAAGAGCCAGGTGCACCACGAGTGGAACAACGCCCTGCCGCCGCGGCTCGAGATCGCGCCCGGTGACACCGTCACCTTCGAGACGCGCGACGCCGCGGACGGGTACTACTCGCCGTCGTCGACGCATGACGACGTCATCAAGCGCGGCCCGTTCCGCGGCCATCCGCTGACGGGGCCGGTGCGGGTGCGCGGCGCCCGGCCGGGTGACGTGCTCGCGGTCGAGATCCTCGAGGTGAAGCCGGGGGCGGCCTTCGGGTGGACGGCGATCCGGCCCGGGCGCGGCCTCCTCCCCGAGGCCGACTTCCCGAAGCCGTATCTGCAGATCTGGGACGTCTCCGACGGGAAGTTCGCCCGCAAGGGCAGCCGCATCGCGGTGCCCATCGAGGCCTTCCCCGGCGTGATGGGCACGGCGCTGCCCGAGCCGGGCGGGCACAGCACCATGCCGCCCCGGAAGAACGGCGGCAACATGGACATCAAGCAGCTCACCGCGGGCACGACGCTCGAGCTCCCGGTGTGGGTGGACGGCGCGCTGTTCAGCGTCGGCGACGGCCACGCCGCGCAGGGCGACGGCGAGGTGTGCGTGACCGCGGTGGAGATGAACGCGGAGGTGACGCTGCGCTTCGACCTCAAGTCGGGGCGCGGACTGCCCGAGCCGCGCTTCCGCACACGCGGGCCCATCGCGACCGCGACCAATCGGGGCGCCTGGGTGGCCACCACCGCGCACGGCCCCGATCTCTTCGCGTCCGCGCAACAGGCGATTCGCTATATGATTGAGCACCTGGTGGAGGAGCGGGGCCTCTCGCGGGAGGAGGCGTATATCGTGTCGAGCGTGGCGGTGGACCTCAAGATCAGCGAGATCGTAGACGCGCCGAACTGGATCGTCTCGGCGTTCCTGCCCGAA from Candidatus Methylomirabilota bacterium carries:
- a CDS encoding acetamidase/formamidase family protein, which codes for MNHRLDKSQVHHEWNNALPPRLEIAPGDTVTFETRDAADGYYSPSSTHDDVIKRGPFRGHPLTGPVRVRGARPGDVLAVEILEVKPGAAFGWTAIRPGRGLLPEADFPKPYLQIWDVSDGKFARKGSRIAVPIEAFPGVMGTALPEPGGHSTMPPRKNGGNMDIKQLTAGTTLELPVWVDGALFSVGDGHAAQGDGEVCVTAVEMNAEVTLRFDLKSGRGLPEPRFRTRGPIATATNRGAWVATTAHGPDLFASAQQAIRYMIEHLVEERGLSREEAYIVSSVAVDLKISEIVDAPNWIVSAFLPESIFV